TGATAAAATAATGACTGCGTTACAACTGATCAACGGGAAAAGCAAAAACTTGGTATCTGTCAAACATGATAAGTTTCATAAAGAATATCTTCTCCATCAATCTTACGTTACACTATTGGCTACTTCCAAGAAAATAGTTTCCTTCTCCCTGATGTTTGCTTCAGGATCAGAGCTTCGGGAAAATGGCATCAATGAGAACATGATACCTGGGATCAGTCTCCCAGAGTTTAGCCAAATGACATGGAGATGCAGTACGGCGATGAATCTGTTCGTTGATCCAGATGCTGGCCTCAGCTTTGCAAGGATGGATGATCATATCCAGGGGAACATTCTTATCATCAGCGCCAATCCCCTCTCTGTCTAACTGCTTTAGATAAAGATTGGTCAGGTAGTGCAGAGGCTGCCCATATATCTGCTTAATTGAGTTGCCTAATCCCATCCACGAGGTATAGGGAATAGCGGTGCCACGCTCACTTGGTATTGGTATCAGGTTCATATATTCTTGGTAACTTGTTGCACGTCTAAAGAGCAATTCTGCATCACAAGGGACAAATTAAGCAGCGTTGGTCTGACTAACAAAATAAACAGCACAAAATAGAAAGTTTTTAGGTTGCATTGACATGTCAAATGTAGTCAGAAAAAAAAGATCCAGGTTTATATGATACATTTGACAGCATCGTTTAtttacaaaatgtcattttaagGCACAAGATAGCAGCATAATTCCATGTTCTAAAAATCTATCCACGTTTTAATTCCCAACTGACTCACAATTCCGGTAATTGAAGTTCCACTTGGAACAAGAGATATTACGTGCAA
This window of the Primulina huaijiensis isolate GDHJ02 unplaced genomic scaffold, ASM1229523v2 scaffold42415, whole genome shotgun sequence genome carries:
- the LOC140969635 gene encoding protein RDM1-like, with translation MEKPLPSNDRVDISSDDSSSSDDVENDSIQSMAVDGPVTGLTPEVEAGGKQFKGLVYTRKRDVKREGDFVPSQSHESTLEPNHGTHNGISMSLYAQIPELLFRRATSYQEYMNLIPIPSERGTAIPYTSWMGLGNSIKQIYGQPLHYLTNLYLKQLDREGIGADDKNVPLDMIIHPCKAEASIWINEQIHRRTASPCHLAKLWETDPRYHVLIDAIFPKL